The region ATACTTGATAGCTTAAATAGATTCCTAGCAGTATAATGCTCCATTAGGAATATAAATGCTGGCAGGAAGTTCATCAGCAGTCTGATAAGGGTACCAGAAGATTCCATTTGACCCTCAATATAAGCAGTTAAAAACCTAGACGTTGAGTTTATGATTAAAACGGAACCAAAAATAAATAGAATTAATAAAAAAAGCAAAACTATACTATTCAATAGTTTTCTGTGCTGAATGGCACTAATAAGTTGTGACACTAAAGGGATTAAAAGAATAAATATTGCAGTCTTGTGGAGCAAAATAGCTAGGAATAAGTACGATAAAAATGTAATAAATTTACCTTGAGCTAGATAAATTAAAGCAATCATTTCAAAGCCGATCGCTCCCGATTGACGGGTATACCCCATTGCAACAACAGTAGTCAGGTATGGAAAGGCAACTACTAAACCTGCATAAGAATTTTTAAGGTGGCGACAGAAATAAAATAGGCCAGATGTGAATATCAAAGCAACTACTGAGTTGACAAAATAAATACCTTGGTTTAAAGTTCCCGCTAGCTTGTTGATTAAATGATAGCCAAAGTCATTCACGGTAATTCCTTCTAAAGCAAACCAAGATTGGGATTTTGCTGCCTCAAGTATGTATATGTACGATTCCCAATCAGCGCCAACTTCAAATCTTAGGCCAATAAACAAGACATAAGTAAAAAACAGAAAAAAGCCATACCATCTCGGTACTTGGACAATGACTGGTATAGCTGTTAAGGCAAAAACAATAAAGTACGGCAGCATGAAGGGTTGTGCGTTACTTTTGCTACCTATAGTACCTTAGCTTAGCTTGA is a window of Thermosynechococcus vestitus BP-1 DNA encoding:
- a CDS encoding EpsG family protein; its protein translation is MLPYFIVFALTAIPVIVQVPRWYGFFLFFTYVLFIGLRFEVGADWESYIYILEAAKSQSWFALEGITVNDFGYHLINKLAGTLNQGIYFVNSVVALIFTSGLFYFCRHLKNSYAGLVVAFPYLTTVVAMGYTRQSGAIGFEMIALIYLAQGKFITFLSYLFLAILLHKTAIFILLIPLVSQLISAIQHRKLLNSIVLLFLLILFIFGSVLIINSTSRFLTAYIEGQMESSGTLIRLLMNFLPAFIFLMEHYTARNLFKLSSIVYLSISWLAILSPLLLLTGSTTAADRLALYLIPIQVYVLGQFPYLFISKSWKLFIKWLILIIAYSFVVLWVWLNFADHAFAWLPYRMYPFV